The Theileria equi strain WA chromosome 2 map unlocalized gcontig_1105316255037, whole genome shotgun sequence genomic sequence ATAACGAGTAGATCCGGATTGATCATAAAGTCGCTGTTGAGGAAGTCTAGTGTTGGTAAACGTTTGCTTGTTTTGCTCGCTTCCAGTAAAGTTTATGGTTTCTTCAAGCTCCTCAGATGTATTATAGTCAgattctttgtctttaaTCATTCTTCCCCTTTGGTCCTTGGCATCGTGAGATGTATCCAATTCATCCTGAGAGACAGGTTTATCCACTACAACAGTCCTTTTATTAAAAACGTCTGATAAAGGCTTACTGATGGTCCGCCTTTCGATGGTCACCCTAGGAATTGTTCCTGGCCTTGTAGGTTCCACTGGAGGAGGCTTAACTCCATAGTTCCTTGGTACACTGGATTCTGAACGGTGTACAATATTACCAGACGGATCTGTTGTTGCAACACGACGTCCGACGTTGGAATCAGTACTAGGCCTTCTACTAGACAATCCGTTTGCAGAAGCAGAGGTGTAAGATGGCacaaatcttccaaatcGATCAAGGTAATTTCTGGACGTTCTTCCAAGTGCATAGTTCCTAATTGTATATGTTGCAGCCACAGGTGGTGGATTCTGCAAAGTCACAGAATAGCTTCCTCTATACGCTCTTGTGAAGGCAGGCTTTTGTCTTTGTTCTGGTAGACGAGCACTGTCTTCTATATACTCGTATTTTACAGTATAACCATCGCCGGTTTGATAAACATGCTGCTTAGTCTCATCCGTGCGTTCCAGGGCCTTTGCCAGTAATTTATCAGTATCAGAACCTGGCACACCATCTTCAGAAACACCGTAAAGTGGTCCTCTAACAGCAGAATTAGTACCAGATCTAGTAGTAGAGGTAGAAACACCAGTTCCATAACGAGTAGATCCGGATTGATCATAAAGTCGCTGTTGAGGAAGTCTAGTAGATGGATAACCACTCTGTACTTTAGGAGATCTATGGGTAGAAGTACCACCACCAGAAGCAGAATCTTCAGAAGCATCATTCAACCTTTTACGTCCCTCAGAATATCTTGGGGTTGTCTCAGTGGTCTTTCTTTCAGTTTCATCGTAACGATCTTCTCTGGTAGTCGTAGTCATGCTAGTTCTATTGGTGTAATCCGCATTTGCAGTGGTGGTAGAAGTATCTACAACCCGTCTATAAGTACGATGATTCCTAGTAGGTGTAGTAGAAGCCACGTTGCCTCTATTCAGTCCGTTTGTATTTGTTGGAGTAGATACGACCCTTTCTTCAGCTGCATAAGTACCAGGAACAGATTGAGTTTTCGCAGTAGGAACATCCGCCTTGTCAGCAACATCGGTCTCGGCAACTGTGTCTACTGTCTCCTTTTCATTAGCGCCTGTAGCGGTTTTGGTGGTATTTACAAGTCTTCCATTAAATTCATTTGTCCTTGTAGTAATATTGGCAGTTTCTGCCATCTTATCGTCAACTTGTATATCCTCTGAAACTGTTGTCTTTCTGAAAGCGTTACCAGCATTATTGGTAGAAGTGAACACGGTCTCTGTAGTAGTAACCACAGTAATTTCTTTAGCAGCCGTCCCGGCCTTTGTTTTCGtctcttcatcttcatcatcctcttgGTCCTCAACTTCCTCGTCTGAATCATTATCCTCATCCTGTTCATTCTCCTCAGTGCCTCCTAGCGAAGGTtcagtagactcttcatcttcatattcttcattctctgTTTCTTTTTCATTAGTGGAAACGTCATCTTCTTTGACATTTACTAGTTTCTTCTCAACAACGCGTTCACCAGGTTTGTATCCAGATCTACTTTTCATATCCGTCATGATGCTAGAAAAGGTATCCCCGTTAATCTCAGTCCAAGCACCATCTTGTAACTGATAATGCCTAAATCCACCATCTATACCATTCCTAATGTAGACGTTGAGGAGGTGATAGACATCGTCCTTGTATGACTCTATGAACCTACATTTGTCGTCTTCGAATTCTTTCTTCCATACAGAGGATTCAGAAGACATTACTGACGTTATAGAAAGGTCCCATTTTGGATAAACCTCTTGACACTTCATGACACCTAACTCGCTCTTGTATATATTAAACCTCACTTCATTTGGACCAGCTACATCCAGAATACTAGGATCGTAGTATGACGGCAATCTATTAGGGATCCTAGTATTCTGGATGTGGCTGGTCGTTGACTTAGGCCTTGATTCCTTCTGTTGAACACTTGTGGTAGATTTCTGGACCGTGTACTTTGTCTGTTCCTCAGCTTTCTTATGCAAAGTTGTGGTATGTGAAGTACAAgtattttcttcctttttctcATTTTCCAGAAGTTTTGTCTTTTCTTGTTGCAAAGATGAAGTGAGACCAACAGAACTTCTATATTGAGAAACTCTCCCAGTAAAATCGTGAGCTCTAGCTTCAGTAGAAGCGGCTTCTTGCTTCTCTTCCGGAGCTTCCTTTTTGTTCTCTAGCACAGATTTAACCGTTGTATGTGTAATAGTAGTAGTACCTTCGGTAGTAGTCTTTCCATAAGTATGAGGAACGCTCGAAAGATCTGTGTATCTGGACCTTGGAAGTGTGGTAGTAGTTTGTGAACTGAGTGGCTTCTCTGCATCCTCGGGAGATGAACCAGTAGTGGTAACAGAGCTGCGTCCGGAAACATCTCTGGCAGGCTTGTTGAGTTCCTGAAcctctttgtctttaaCTTGCTCCGGAGTTTTATCGTTTGGGAAATTTACAGGCTTTTGAGATATTCTAGATTCTGGAGTATCCGGTACTTGAGGGGGCACTTGCTGAGTATCCGCTTGAGATGTTGTAGCTTCTACATCCTCCTTATTCTCTGGTTCATCCACATTATCCTCATTCCTTTGCGCTGATGTAGATGAAGTCTCAACTTCTGTTGTCACAGTTGTAGTTTCCTGTTCGGCTGCTTTAGGATCTTCAGAGTCAGAGCTAGTAGGAGTCTCAGTAGGTGGAGTAGAAGGAACTCCATTCAACtttttgttatattcttcaagCCCTATCGTCTCCCATTTGCCTTTCACCCTTTCAAAATGCTGAATGTCTAGAGATTCTCCTCTAAGGATCCATAAAGTTAGAAAGGATTCATCACTCTTGTAGTACAAGTTAATGGAGACAcacttttcattatcttcCTTAGCCTTCCATAGCTCTGTACCCTTTTCCGAAACTGAGCTTATGGCAAATCCCTCTTTCACAATGTATTGTCTATGTTCGATTCCAGAGTACGTTTTCTTAGTAAGATCCGTATGAGTACCATCTGGGTTTGACACATCAAAGGATGATGGACCTGTAGGTTTAAGAGTAGGTGTAGTCTCCTTGGATTCCTGATTTGTAACGGTATCATCCTTCCCTATCAATTTCCTGAATACATCACCACGGACTTGGAGCCACTTTCCACCAGAGAATTGACGGTAACCTTCCACTGTCACACTATCACTCGCTCTCTTGAACCTGTAAGAGGCACCTACAAGCCCCTCCTTTCCAAGATAGAAGATTGCCATAGAACATGAATCACCAGCATTCTGAGCCTGCCATAGCGTCAAATCCCCGAATGTGAGCTTATCAGCTTTAATACCCTCCTTGGCTGTGAGCTTGAGAGTTCTAAGGCCATTCTCTTGTCCCTCTTCAACATTGAATAGGGAGGTATTCACTTTGGATTTGAGATCAGATAGAGAAGTAGGTTGAGCAGCTGGACTGGATGTGTTCTGGCTGGTAGGCTCTTGTTGagcatcttcattatcatttccttcttgaaTAGCTTTCTCAGCTTCTTGAGCTTTAAACTTATCTACAAGTTTTTTAGTATTCTCCAAGAACTTGTTGAACTCATCCTCTTTGGAATCATGCCAGGAACCATTAGCGTCActgaatttataaactgTGGATTTAGTACTTCCTTTAATGGTCTGGATAGTAACTAATGCTGGATTCTCcttataaaaatatattataGCCTCCACCAGG encodes the following:
- a CDS encoding hypothetical protein (encoded by transcript BEWA_036530A) yields the protein MKTLTVLCLLLFCRLCIISAFGSCFGSCNNKGKEIQQSPAQSGELSGLENNFDQDEDEDDTEPAQSNLSNRREETDAQAREETGSRRQSTDTSAGTGQVTPSGDDTVPSQDKSSQDSTESRVESKKDVPSGPINGKDHLPSKLETEDGEKEDEKTYTKEEIAEFKKHLTNLASKVDKNIFQVDGIKEDNLFALQLTPKGDKVTHVTYDKKQIWSGKATLGKSSNLVEAIIYFYKENPALVTIQTIKGSTKSTVYKFSDANGSWHDSKEDEFNKFLENTKKLVDKFKAQEAEKAIQEGNDNEDAQQEPTSQNTSSPAAQPTSLSDLKSKVNTSLFNVEEGQENGLRTLKLTAKEGIKADKLTFGDLTLWQAQNAGDSCSMAIFYLGKEGLVGASYRFKRASDSVTVEGYRQFSGGKWLQVRGDVFRKLIGKDDTVTNQESKETTPTLKPTGPSSFDVSNPDGTHTDLTKKTYSGIEHRQYIVKEGFAISSVSEKGTELWKAKEDNEKCVSINLYYKSDESFLTLWILRGESLDIQHFERVKGKWETIGLEEYNKKLNGVPSTPPTETPTSSDSEDPKAAEQETTTVTTEVETSSTSAQRNEDNVDEPENKEDVEATTSQADTQQVPPQVPDTPESRISQKPVNFPNDKTPEQVKDKEVQELNKPARDVSGRSSVTTTGSSPEDAEKPLSSQTTTTLPRSRYTDLSSVPHTYGKTTTEGTTTITHTTVKSVLENKKEAPEEKQEAASTEARAHDFTGRVSQYRSSVGLTSSLQQEKTKLLENEKKEENTCTSHTTTLHKKAEEQTKYTVQKSTTSVQQKESRPKSTTSHIQNTRIPNRLPSYYDPSILDVAGPNEVRFNIYKSELGVMKCQEVYPKWDLSITSVMSSESSVWKKEFEDDKCRFIESYKDDVYHLLNVYIRNGIDGGFRHYQLQDGAWTEINGDTFSSIMTDMKSRSGYKPGERVVEKKLVNVKEDDVSTNEKETENEEYEDEESTEPSLGGTEENEQDEDNDSDEEVEDQEDDEDEETKTKAGTAAKEITVVTTTETVFTSTNNAGNAFRKTTVSEDIQVDDKMAETANITTRTNEFNGRLVNTTKTATGANEKETVDTVAETDVADKADVPTAKTQSVPGTYAAEERVVSTPTNTNGLNRGNVASTTPTRNHRTYRRVVDTSTTTANADYTNRTSMTTTTREDRYDETERKTTETTPRYSEGRKRLNDASEDSASGGGTSTHRSPKVQSGYPSTRLPQQRLYDQSGSTRYGTGVSTSTTRSGTNSAVRGPLYGVSEDGVPGSDTDKLLAKALERTDETKQHVYQTGDGYTVKYEYIEDSARLPEQRQKPAFTRAYRGSYSVTLQNPPPVAATYTIRNYALGRTSRNYLDRFGRFVPSYTSASANGLSSRRPSTDSNVGRRVATTDPSGNIVHRSESSVPRNYGVKPPPVEPTRPGTIPRVTIERRTISKPLSDVFNKRTVVVDKPVSQDELDTSHDAKDQRGRMIKDKESDYNTSEELEETINFTGSEQNKQTFTNTRLPQQRLYDQSGSTRYGTGVSTSTTRSGRPQAPVATTRSNDVTEDLVSTSSWLSSFDHHSAFNDTGKARLDSYNAPSQSSYKQVKTSHLRSSPPKPRGAPTWTSEEKETTVFGPTAHVEGHEALPEAPVKEESKQDAPELPTEDEEEDDEEEAEVEKVEDSPVEDVHEGDEEPKASESTPSTEEVTHDQPEPEPATEEEEDDVSTNEKETENEEYEDEDDDNEAEENEQDEYEDEDNDSDEEDEEPENTEENEVKDNEPEEPNEEAPTESPEDVQPEKGPEEESGDVGPSESEPSDPNVPETLVEELQPEVAPAESPEDSENDKPELDDKVESGDDEDDDEEDDEDNESEAGDDDSDSDEEDDDEDEYDEPENLKTHQDDSEQSGLDTLTSGGSETNSDNFSSAHNSITEMDDFLKEDTDYTLTNHGKNSLRANRL